A genomic region of Tsukamurella pulmonis contains the following coding sequences:
- the nrdH gene encoding glutaredoxin-like protein NrdH: MSNVTVYTKPACVQCTATYRALDKAGIEYTAVDISVDEEAREYVLALGYLQAPVVVVDGAEHWSGFRPDRIKALTAQAAVAGA; encoded by the coding sequence ATGAGCAACGTGACCGTCTACACCAAGCCCGCGTGCGTGCAGTGCACCGCGACCTACCGTGCGCTCGACAAGGCGGGCATCGAGTACACCGCGGTCGACATCAGCGTCGACGAAGAGGCGCGGGAGTACGTCCTCGCGCTCGGTTACCTGCAGGCGCCCGTCGTCGTGGTCGACGGTGCCGAGCACTGGTCGGGCTTCCGTCCCGACCGCATCAAGGCGCTCACGGCGCAGGCCGCGGTCGCCGGCGCGTAG
- a CDS encoding gamma-glutamyltransferase family protein, with protein sequence MTFLPPTAETTRPTLRGSFGMCASTHWLATAAAQAVLERGGNAFDAAVAAGFVLHVAEPHLNGPGGDLTGVFFDVRTGAPRVLMGQGPAPAGATREHFLAEGLELVPGAGALAAAVPGAVDAWLHLLAEHGTWELSAVLAHAVGYARDGCPMVGRVGETIAAVRELFEGHWPTSAAVWLPGGRVPEPGQVLRNPAYARTLDRLIEAGASVVGDGEDARRARIEAARAAWSTGFVAAAAVDFVAAPHRHSTGTDHAGVITLADFAGFRAGEEEPVSIVFRGRTIAKTGPWGQGPALLQTLRILEGFADHELDPSTAAGAHRILEAQKLAFADREAYYGDAVEVPLSRLLSPEYGAQRRALIGPQASLEFRPGTVDGCTPFRPPLREAYDTPADGGAGEPTVRVSGEVRGDTCHLDVADRHGNMVSITPSGGWLQSSPLIPELGFCLGTRLQMTWLEPDGPATLTPGRRPRTTLTPTLVLIDGAPVTALGSPGGDQQDQWQLLYLLRTIIGGYSPQQAIDAPAFHTTAVPGSFWPRTWTPGGVVVEDRLGDAVIDGLRARGHRVVRAGDWALGRLSAAGREPETGLLYAAANPRGAQGYAAGR encoded by the coding sequence ATGACCTTCCTTCCACCCACAGCCGAGACCACCCGTCCCACGCTGCGCGGATCGTTCGGGATGTGTGCGTCCACGCACTGGCTCGCGACCGCCGCGGCCCAGGCCGTGCTCGAGCGCGGCGGCAACGCCTTCGACGCGGCGGTCGCCGCCGGTTTCGTGCTGCACGTCGCGGAGCCGCACCTCAACGGTCCCGGCGGGGATCTCACCGGCGTGTTCTTCGACGTCCGCACCGGCGCGCCGCGGGTGCTGATGGGGCAGGGCCCGGCGCCCGCGGGCGCGACCCGCGAGCACTTCCTCGCCGAGGGGCTGGAGCTGGTGCCGGGCGCGGGCGCGCTCGCCGCCGCCGTCCCGGGCGCGGTGGACGCGTGGCTGCATCTGTTGGCCGAGCACGGCACGTGGGAGCTGTCGGCGGTGCTCGCCCACGCCGTGGGCTACGCGCGCGACGGCTGCCCCATGGTCGGTCGCGTCGGGGAGACGATCGCCGCGGTGCGGGAGCTGTTCGAGGGGCACTGGCCCACGTCGGCGGCGGTGTGGCTGCCCGGCGGGCGGGTACCGGAGCCGGGGCAGGTGCTGCGCAACCCCGCGTACGCCCGCACCCTGGACCGCCTGATCGAGGCCGGCGCCTCCGTCGTCGGCGACGGGGAGGATGCGCGTCGCGCCCGGATCGAGGCGGCCCGCGCCGCCTGGTCGACGGGCTTCGTCGCCGCCGCCGCGGTGGACTTCGTCGCGGCGCCGCACCGTCACTCGACCGGGACCGATCATGCGGGCGTGATCACGCTGGCGGACTTCGCCGGATTCCGGGCGGGGGAGGAGGAGCCGGTCAGCATCGTCTTCCGCGGCCGCACGATCGCCAAGACCGGCCCGTGGGGCCAGGGGCCCGCGCTGTTGCAGACGCTGCGCATCCTCGAGGGTTTCGCGGACCACGAGCTCGACCCGTCGACCGCCGCGGGCGCGCACCGCATCCTCGAGGCGCAGAAGCTGGCCTTCGCCGACCGGGAGGCCTATTACGGCGACGCCGTCGAGGTCCCCCTGAGCCGTCTGCTCTCCCCGGAGTACGGCGCGCAGCGCCGGGCACTGATCGGACCGCAGGCCTCGCTCGAGTTCCGGCCCGGCACCGTCGACGGGTGCACGCCGTTCCGGCCACCGCTGCGGGAGGCGTACGACACCCCCGCCGACGGCGGCGCGGGGGAGCCGACGGTCCGCGTGAGCGGCGAGGTCCGCGGCGACACCTGCCACCTGGACGTGGCCGATCGGCACGGCAACATGGTCTCCATCACGCCGTCGGGCGGGTGGCTGCAGTCGTCCCCGCTGATCCCCGAGCTGGGCTTCTGCCTGGGCACCCGGCTGCAGATGACCTGGCTCGAGCCGGACGGGCCCGCGACGCTGACGCCGGGCCGGCGCCCGCGGACCACCCTCACTCCCACGCTGGTCCTCATCGACGGTGCGCCGGTCACCGCGCTCGGCTCACCCGGCGGCGATCAGCAGGACCAGTGGCAGCTGCTGTACCTGCTGCGCACGATCATCGGCGGCTACAGCCCGCAGCAGGCGATCGATGCGCCCGCCTTCCACACCACCGCCGTTCCCGGATCGTTCTGGCCGCGCACGTGGACCCCGGGCGGCGTGGTCGTCGAGGACCGGCTCGGAGACGCGGTGATCGACGGCCTGCGGGCGCGGGGACACCGCGTGGTCCGTGCGGGGGACTGGGCACTGGGCCGGCTGTCGGCGGCGGGGCGGGAACCGGAGACGGGGCTGCTGTACGCCGCGGCGAACCCGCGGGGCGCGCAGGGGTACGCGGCCGGCCGGTGA